TCCATTTGTCGTCAGCGGCGAAGTCCGTCGCAACCGTTCGCAGGACACCCAGGGCTTTCTCGACGTCCTGGTCGTATCGGATCGGGACATCGACCCGGGTGCTGGCCCAGCCCTGGGACTTGTTCCCCAACCGCAGGATCTCCCCGTTGCGGACGTACCACACGACCCCCTGGGCGTCACGGATCCGGGTGATCCGCAGCGTGACCTCCTCGACGGTGCCGATCGCCTGCCCGGTGTCGATGACGTCACCCACGCCGTACTGGTCCTCGATGATCATGCTGATGCCGGACAGGTAGTCCTTGACCAGGCTCTGGGCGCCGAAACCGAGGGCTACGCCGCCGACGCCGGCGGTCGTGACCAGGGGCGCCAACGGCACCCCGAGCATCGCCATGATGGTCAGCGCGATCACCACGGCCGTGACGACGGTGGTGATCGACTTGAGCAAGGCGCCGACGGTCAGCGCTCGCTGTTTGCGTCGTTCGGTCTCCAACTCATCGGCAGGACGGATGATCCGCTGGCCGGTGGGGCTGCCGCGGCGCTCCTGGTTGCGCTGCATCACCCGCACCCCGCGATTGATCGCCCGGAAGATCAGCCAGCGGACGGCGAGCCCGAAGACGATGACGATGGCAATGAGCAGTGGGGTGCCAAGCAGCCACTCGCGAACCGACTGCGTACCGTTCTCATCGCCGTCGAGGTGCCAGAGCCAGTCCAAGACGTGCATGGCATCCATCTTGGGCCCTGGGCTCTGACAAACTTGCATCATGCCGGCCGATTCCACCGCCACTGACCCGCGACCTTCTGCGACGCTGCTGGAACTGGCCGGTGTTTTCGGGGTTGCGACCGAGTATCACGATTGGACCGGCAACCATGTGCAGGTCAGCGCCGACACCATCCGGGCCGTGCTGACGGCACTCGGCGTCGTCGTGGACGACGATGACTCCGCCCGAGCGGCACTGGAGGATCACGCGACCGCCGCGTGGCGTCGTACGTTGCCGCCAGTGGTCGTCGCCCGCGAGGGGTGGACGCCGACTGTCCTGATCCATCTGCCGCACGGGCAGGAGTTCACCGCTGCGGTGCGACTCGAGGACGGCACCACGGTCTCGGCACCCGCGGTGGAGCACCTCGTGCAGCCGCGCCCGATCGATGGAGTTCTCACCGGGGAGGCCGCGGTGGCTCTGCCCGGCGATCTGCCCATCGGCTATCACCTGCTGGAGGTGAGCATCGCTGGGGGGCGCCCCCAGACCGCCGAAGTGATCGTGGCGCCGAACACCCTCGAGCTGCCCGATTCCCTGGCCCAGCAACGAGCCTGGGGTCTGGCCGCTCAGGTGTATTCGGTGCGTTCGGAGCGTTCGTGGGGTCTCGGCGACGCAGCGGACCTGGCGGAGTTGGGCACGTGGGCGGCCGGTAACGGTGCTGATTTCGTGCTGGTGAATCCTGTGCACGCTGCGGAACCGATTGCCCCGATGGAGCCGTCGCCCTATCTGCCGACGTCACGCCGGTTCGTCAACCCGATCTACATCCGGGTCGAGGAAGTGGCCGACATCGGCTACCTCGGTGCCGCTGAGCGCCAGCTGATCGAATGGCATGCGGATGACGCGCGCCGGCTCAACGAGTTCGACTTCCTGGACCGTGACGCAGCCTGGGGAGCCAAACGTGCTGCCCTGCGCGCACTGCATCGCGGCCAGCGCAGCGGGCGGCACTCCCGGGACTTCGCGGCGTTCTGCGCGCGCGAGGGCCAACCGCTGACCGACTTCGCGACGTGGTGCGCGCTCGCCGAGAAGTACGGTCTACCGGCCGACCAGTGGCCCACGCAGATGCAGGACCCCCGCAGCGACGCTGTCGCTGACGCTCGCACGCAGTTGGCCGAAGAGGTCGACTTCCACTGCTGGTTGCAGTGGGTGGTGCAGGACCAGCTGGCCAGTGCGCACCGTGAGGCCAAGGCGGCGGGGATGCGGGTCGGGGTCGTCCACGACATCGCGGTGGGCGTGCATCCCAACGGCGCGGAGGTGTGGGCCGGTCCGGAGCTCTTCGCCGCCGGTGTATCCGTGGGCGCCCCACCGGACGACTACAACCAACTCGGCCAGGACTGGAGTCAACCGCCGTGGCGCCCAGATCGTCTCGAGCAGGAGGCCTACCGGCCGCTGCGTGACATGTTGCGCACCACCCTCGCCATGGCCGGTGGCTTGCGTATCGACCACATCCTCGGTCTGTTCCGACTGTGGTGGATTCCGCGGGGGATGAAGCCGACCGAGGGCACCTACGTGCGCTACGACCACGAGGCGATGATCAGCGTCCTGGTCCTCGAAGCGCACCGGGCGGGGGCCGTTGTGGTGGGGGAGGATCTGGGCACCGTCGCACCCAACGTGCGCGACTACCTCACCGACAGAGGCTTGTTGGGTACGTCGGTGCTTTGGTTCGAGCGGCAACAAGACGGCCGCACCCCGCGGCCGCCGTCTTCGTACCGACGGCTGGCGCTCGCCACGGTGACCGTGCACGATCTGCCACCGACGGCCGGCTACCTGCAAGGTGAGCACCTGCAGGTGCGCCGCCGGCTGGGTCTGTTGACCCGCGACTGGTCGCAGGAGGTCGCCGAGGACAGTGCGCAGCGGGACGCCATGGTCACGGCGCTGCGTGAAGCAGGGCTGCTCGGCCAGGACGCCTCGATCAAGGACATCGTCGAGGCGCTCTACGTCTTCCTGGCCGCGGCCCCGAGCCGGTTGCTGGGCGTATCGGTCAACGACCTGGTCGGCGACGTGCGCACGATCAACCAACCCGGCACCAACGATGAGTACCCGAACTGGCGGCTGCCGATCAGCGGTCCGGATCGCACGCCGTTGCTGCTCGGCGACATCATGCGATCACGACGCGGTAAGAAACTGCTGCAGAAGGTCAACGGCGCCGTGCGCGCCGGCGAACCGGACTGAGCGGGCTCACGAGGTCCGTGTGGGCGGTCAGTGCGCTGACGCGTCGTACCGCTGCGCGGTCAGCGCGCGCTCCAGACCGTCACGGTGGTCGGCGACCGCCCGGCGAGCTCCGGCAGACGCCTGAGGATGCGCACTGAGCCAAGCGTTCGTCGCGTCCAACAACTCCTGATCGGCCAGCGAGGCTGGGAAGGACAACGAGGTGATCGCTTGAGCGATCGCGAACGTCCTTGCCTTCCAAATGTTTTCGAGCTCGTCGAAGTACGGCTCGACAAACGGTCGCAGAAGCTGCGGGTCGTGCGGCGTGCTGAACCCGAGGGCGATGGCGTTGATGGTCTGGTTGGGAACACTGGAGTCGTTGATCAGCGTGTCCCAGGCGGCGCGCTTTGCCTCGGAGGTGGGGATGGACGCCCGGGCCCGGGCCGCTCGCTCGTGCCCGGTCGAGGACGGGTCCCGGTCGAGCTCGGCGACGATCTGCTCCTCGCCGGCGGCTCCGGTCGAGCACAAACCGGTGAGCAGGGTCCACCGCATCTCGGTGTCGACCGCCAGGCCCGGCAGCTGCGCGGTCCCGTCCAGCAGCGCGCGGAGCCAGGAAACGTCATCCGGGTCGGTTGCCGCGGCCGCAAACGCGCTGACCAGTTGCAGTTGCGCATCGCTACCGGGGGGTGCCTGCTGGGCAGCGGCGCGCAGGTCGCGGGCGATCTGGGCGTCGACCTGCGCGCGATGATCGGGCGCGACGAAGAACCGGGCGGTGTGGGTCATCTGCCGCAACACGGTGCGCAGCATCATCGAACTCATTGGATCGGTGATGCTCGCCAGCACCATGGTGACGAAATCGCGACCGGACATGGCGGCATCCCGGGTCATGTCCCAGCAGGCGCCCAGCACGACCGCTTGGGCCAGAGAGTCCTTCAGCGACAACGGATTTGCGACCACAGTCTTCAGCGACCGCTCATCCAGCCGTGTCTTGGTGTAACCCAGGTCCTCGTCGTTGACCAGCAACAGGTCGGCTTGCGGTTGGCCGACCAGGTCGGTGACGACGCTCCGCGGGCCGTCCACATCAAGGCGCACCTGGAATCGCTGGTGCAGGGTGCCGTCGATCAGATCGAAGAGGCCCACCGCGATCGCCTGCGGGCGCAAGGTCGGGTGCTCCGGCGGCGCGGTCTGCTCCAGGACGACCTCCTGGTAGCGGCCCTCCGCGTCGAGCGTGACGATCGGGGTGAGCGTATTGACGCCGGCGGTCTGCAGCCACAGTGCACTCCAGGCCCGCAGATCACGGCCCGAGGTGGCCTCGAGCTCGGTGAGCAGATCGTCCAGTCGCGTGTTGCCGAAGGCATGCTTGCGGAAGTAATTGCGCAGTCCCGCAACGAAATTGTCCCGCCCGACGTAGGCCACCAGTTGTTTGAGCACCGAGGCGCCCTTGGCGTAGGTGATGCCGTCGAAGTTGCTCTCCACCGCTTCCAGATCGGGGATCTCCGCCACGATCGGATGGGTCGAGGCCAACTGATCCTGGTTGTAGGCCCACGCCTTGTCGGCGACCGCGAACGAAGTCCAGACCGCCGACCACTGGGTGGCCTCCGCGGCGCAGGTCGTCGCAGACCACTCGGCGAAAGACTCGTTCAACCACAGGTCGTCCCACCAGCGCATGGTCACCAGGTCGCCGAACCACATGTGTGCCATCTCGTGCAGGATCGTCTGCGCCCTGGCCTCGACGATGGCCTCGGTGACTGCTCCGCGGAAGACGTAGGCCTCTGCAAAAGTGACGCAACCGGCGTTCTCCATCGCCCCCGCGTTGAACTCCGGAACCAGGATCTGGTCGTACTTCGCGAACGGGTAGGGATAGTCGAACATGTCCTCGTAGTAAGCGAATCCGCGGCGAGTGACATCGAAGATGTTGTCGGCGTCGAGGTACTGGGCCAGGGACTTGCGACAGCCAACGGCCAACGGCAGCTCGCCGTTGCGGGTCTGCGCCGTCGAGCGCACCAGGTGGTAAGGGCCGGCCACCAGAGCGGTGACGTACGACGACAGGCGCGGTGTCGGCTCGAACCGCCAGACCGCGACGGGTTCGGTCTCCCCGGCCGGGTTCAGATAGCTGCCCTCGGCGGGCTCGGGCTTCGGGGTCGGCTGATTGGACAGCACCTCCCAGCGGGCGGGCGCAGTGACGGTGAAGGCGAACGTCGCCTTCAGATCCGGTTGCTCGAAGACGGCGAACATCCGGCGAGCGTCGGCGACCTCGAACTGGGTGTAGAGGTAAACCTCCTGGTCGGCGGGATCCACGAACCGATGCAGTCCCTCGCCGGTGTTCATGAAGCGACCAGTGGCGCGGACCTCCACCACGTTGTCGACACCCAGCTGCGGAAGCTCGATCCGCGATCCGTCGTAAACCGCTGCAGGGGATAGGGATTCACCGTTGAGTAGCACGGATTCGACCGACTGCCCGATGAAGTCCAGGAAGGTTGTCGCCCCGGGCTGCGAGCAGCGGAACGCGATCGTCGACTGCGTCGAGAAGACCTCGGCGCTCTGGGTGACGTCAACGTGGATGTCGTAGTTCACGACGTCCAGGAGCAGTGATCGAGCGTTGGCCTCGGCATGGGTCAGGTTGGTCCCCGGCATGCTGATCATCTTTACACGCAGTGCGGCTGCCTGGACCTTCCGCTCCGGTGGTGCGGTCAACCGAGGTGGTGGGGCACGATGGGGCGGTGACTACCGAGACCGTGGAAATGTGGTTCGACCCGTTGTGCCCATGGGCGTGGATGACTTCGCGCTGGCTGATGGAAGTGGAGAAGGTCCGCGATATCGAGGTCACCTGGTCGGTGATGAGTCTGTCGGTACTCAACGAGGGCCGGGACCTGCCGCCGGACTACCGGGAGATGCTGGATCGCGGATGGGGTCCGGTGCGGGTGGTCACGGCGGCCGCGCTCGCCAACGGCGATGAGGTCAAGAAGCCGTTGTACGACGCCGTCGGCACCCGTCTGCACCCGGGCGGCCGGGGCAAGGACGCTCAGGATCTGCACGCCGTCGTCGTCGAATCACTGGCCGGAGCCGGTCTGCCGGCGGACCTCATCGACGCCTACGACAACGTTCCCGGCGATGCGGTGGACACCGCCCTGCGCGCCTCCCACGACCGCGCGATCTCGCTGGTCGGCGAGGACGTCGGCACCCCTGTCATCACCGTCGCGGGTACGTCGTTCTTCGGCCCCGTGGTCACCCCGGCGCCCAAGGGTGAAGCGGCTGGCAAGCTCTGGGACGGTTGCGTCCTGGTGGCCAGCACCCCCGGCTTCTACGAGCTCAAGCGCACCCGGACCCAGGGCCCGGACTTTTCCTGAGACAGATCTGACGAGGAGCGGACATGCGAGTTCATCTGGGTGGCGACCACGCGGCGTACGAACTGCAACGGGCGCTGGTGGCCTGGCTGCCGGGGGAGGGCTACGAGGTGATTGATCACGGCCCGGTGGAGTACGACGCGGAGGATGACTATCCCGTGTGCGTACTCCGCGCGGCAGAGGCGGTGGCCGCCGACCCTGGGTCGCTCGGCATCGTGCTCGGTGGTTCCGGCAACGGTGAGCAGATGGCGGCGAACAAGGTCAAGGGCATCCGAGCGGCGCTGTGCTACACGACCGAACTGGCGCAACTCGCCCGCGAGCACAACGACGCGCAGATCATCTCCTTCGGCGGTCGGTTCACCACGCTGGACCAGGCCAAGGCCATGGCGAAGATCTTTCTCGACACCCCGTTCTCCGGGGTCGAGCGACATGCACGACGGCTCGCCGAGGTCGCGACCTACGAAGAGACGGGCGCGCTGCCTCCGCAAGGGTGAATGCTTGACCTGGTCAGTTCCAGATTGTGTCTCTCGAAGTTAAGAACACAGTAAAGAAACTATTTCCACCAGCCTCGCGCAACGTAGTTTCCGATCATGGTTATCGACGCGGCGCTCGCGCCACGCCGCCTGCTCGGCCGGGACACCACCACGCCACGCCCGACGCGGGACTGGGCGATGGTGGCAATCATCGTGGTCCTCACGGCATCGATCACTGCGCTCGTGCTGCGTTTCCCGCATTCGGTGTCCTACGCGGCGTTCGTCTTCGTCGCGGTGGCGGCCGCAGCAGTGCTGCACGGCACGCAGTTGTTGGCCAGCTACGTGGCCCTCGGTGTGGCGGGCGTTTCCAGCAGTCTGCTGCCGCAGACGCCCAAGCACACGATGGGCAGCTTCCTGGTGGTCCTGGCGGGCACGATGGGTGTCTTGCTGGTCGCGGATCGGCGCCGCACTGAGGTCGGGATCCCGGCCGCCG
The window above is part of the Branchiibius hedensis genome. Proteins encoded here:
- a CDS encoding ribose-5-phosphate isomerase, encoding MRVHLGGDHAAYELQRALVAWLPGEGYEVIDHGPVEYDAEDDYPVCVLRAAEAVAADPGSLGIVLGGSGNGEQMAANKVKGIRAALCYTTELAQLAREHNDAQIISFGGRFTTLDQAKAMAKIFLDTPFSGVERHARRLAEVATYEETGALPPQG
- the malQ gene encoding 4-alpha-glucanotransferase, with translation MPADSTATDPRPSATLLELAGVFGVATEYHDWTGNHVQVSADTIRAVLTALGVVVDDDDSARAALEDHATAAWRRTLPPVVVAREGWTPTVLIHLPHGQEFTAAVRLEDGTTVSAPAVEHLVQPRPIDGVLTGEAAVALPGDLPIGYHLLEVSIAGGRPQTAEVIVAPNTLELPDSLAQQRAWGLAAQVYSVRSERSWGLGDAADLAELGTWAAGNGADFVLVNPVHAAEPIAPMEPSPYLPTSRRFVNPIYIRVEEVADIGYLGAAERQLIEWHADDARRLNEFDFLDRDAAWGAKRAALRALHRGQRSGRHSRDFAAFCAREGQPLTDFATWCALAEKYGLPADQWPTQMQDPRSDAVADARTQLAEEVDFHCWLQWVVQDQLASAHREAKAAGMRVGVVHDIAVGVHPNGAEVWAGPELFAAGVSVGAPPDDYNQLGQDWSQPPWRPDRLEQEAYRPLRDMLRTTLAMAGGLRIDHILGLFRLWWIPRGMKPTEGTYVRYDHEAMISVLVLEAHRAGAVVVGEDLGTVAPNVRDYLTDRGLLGTSVLWFERQQDGRTPRPPSSYRRLALATVTVHDLPPTAGYLQGEHLQVRRRLGLLTRDWSQEVAEDSAQRDAMVTALREAGLLGQDASIKDIVEALYVFLAAAPSRLLGVSVNDLVGDVRTINQPGTNDEYPNWRLPISGPDRTPLLLGDIMRSRRGKKLLQKVNGAVRAGEPD
- a CDS encoding disulfide bond formation protein DsbA — its product is MWFDPLCPWAWMTSRWLMEVEKVRDIEVTWSVMSLSVLNEGRDLPPDYREMLDRGWGPVRVVTAAALANGDEVKKPLYDAVGTRLHPGGRGKDAQDLHAVVVESLAGAGLPADLIDAYDNVPGDAVDTALRASHDRAISLVGEDVGTPVITVAGTSFFGPVVTPAPKGEAAGKLWDGCVLVASTPGFYELKRTRTQGPDFS
- a CDS encoding mechanosensitive ion channel family protein, whose protein sequence is MHVLDWLWHLDGDENGTQSVREWLLGTPLLIAIVIVFGLAVRWLIFRAINRGVRVMQRNQERRGSPTGQRIIRPADELETERRKQRALTVGALLKSITTVVTAVVIALTIMAMLGVPLAPLVTTAGVGGVALGFGAQSLVKDYLSGISMIIEDQYGVGDVIDTGQAIGTVEEVTLRITRIRDAQGVVWYVRNGEILRLGNKSQGWASTRVDVPIRYDQDVEKALGVLRTVATDFAADDKWNAVLVDEPDVVGVDSVAGGAVTLTTILSCLPGQQLPAAREFRARVKVAMDNAGIVMAATPPATGAVPPPAGT
- the pepN gene encoding aminopeptidase N, whose translation is MPGTNLTHAEANARSLLLDVVNYDIHVDVTQSAEVFSTQSTIAFRCSQPGATTFLDFIGQSVESVLLNGESLSPAAVYDGSRIELPQLGVDNVVEVRATGRFMNTGEGLHRFVDPADQEVYLYTQFEVADARRMFAVFEQPDLKATFAFTVTAPARWEVLSNQPTPKPEPAEGSYLNPAGETEPVAVWRFEPTPRLSSYVTALVAGPYHLVRSTAQTRNGELPLAVGCRKSLAQYLDADNIFDVTRRGFAYYEDMFDYPYPFAKYDQILVPEFNAGAMENAGCVTFAEAYVFRGAVTEAIVEARAQTILHEMAHMWFGDLVTMRWWDDLWLNESFAEWSATTCAAEATQWSAVWTSFAVADKAWAYNQDQLASTHPIVAEIPDLEAVESNFDGITYAKGASVLKQLVAYVGRDNFVAGLRNYFRKHAFGNTRLDDLLTELEATSGRDLRAWSALWLQTAGVNTLTPIVTLDAEGRYQEVVLEQTAPPEHPTLRPQAIAVGLFDLIDGTLHQRFQVRLDVDGPRSVVTDLVGQPQADLLLVNDEDLGYTKTRLDERSLKTVVANPLSLKDSLAQAVVLGACWDMTRDAAMSGRDFVTMVLASITDPMSSMMLRTVLRQMTHTARFFVAPDHRAQVDAQIARDLRAAAQQAPPGSDAQLQLVSAFAAAATDPDDVSWLRALLDGTAQLPGLAVDTEMRWTLLTGLCSTGAAGEEQIVAELDRDPSSTGHERAARARASIPTSEAKRAAWDTLINDSSVPNQTINAIALGFSTPHDPQLLRPFVEPYFDELENIWKARTFAIAQAITSLSFPASLADQELLDATNAWLSAHPQASAGARRAVADHRDGLERALTAQRYDASAH